One genomic segment of Candidatus Methylomirabilota bacterium includes these proteins:
- a CDS encoding solute carrier family 23 protein, translating to MATPAVATGSAREGKVFGYMPEDAPPLGAMLSLGFQQVLTMFPATVLVAILTKFDVGVTILTSGLGTVIALLVSRRQIPMYYGSSFSYITVVVTTMTLYAKDCFSSPAAVYCPEGVRLVQVGILGTALVEILVGLLIIRIGKEGLDKVLPPVITGSVAIVIGIALAGAALGMASANWLIAFVTLIATVCFSVYLQNAGVLGMLPMLFGAILGYLLSIPLGLVKFGLVADAAWLRFPSVTLPAFGDPRAWAALVSIALIAIATIPESTAHLYQMSLYIDQLAKELGRKPLTIKRLIGLNLVADGADDVVAGLFGGCAGTNYGENNSLMAITRCYSVPVLMTAGAIAIVLGFVGKLAALVNTIPVAVTGGLSIYLFGVIGMQGVALIQSERVNLFEPRHLAVGAIILVCGIGGNLALKDGLFPFAIPVVFPNGIPAIVFSAIAGILLNLLFLAVKPERFGIAERERLG from the coding sequence GTGGCAACGCCCGCCGTCGCGACCGGTTCCGCCCGGGAGGGGAAGGTCTTCGGCTACATGCCGGAGGACGCCCCGCCGCTCGGCGCGATGCTCAGTCTCGGGTTCCAGCAGGTCCTCACGATGTTTCCCGCCACCGTCCTGGTGGCGATCCTCACCAAGTTCGACGTTGGGGTGACCATCCTGACCAGCGGCCTGGGGACGGTCATCGCGCTGCTCGTCTCCCGGCGCCAGATCCCGATGTACTACGGATCGAGCTTCAGCTACATCACCGTCGTCGTGACCACGATGACCCTGTACGCCAAGGACTGCTTCTCGAGCCCGGCGGCGGTCTACTGTCCCGAGGGCGTGCGGCTGGTCCAGGTCGGCATTCTGGGCACCGCGCTCGTCGAGATCCTGGTCGGGCTCCTCATCATCCGGATCGGCAAGGAAGGGCTGGACAAGGTCCTGCCTCCCGTCATCACCGGCAGCGTCGCCATCGTGATCGGGATCGCGCTGGCCGGGGCGGCGCTGGGCATGGCCAGCGCCAACTGGCTGATCGCGTTCGTCACCCTCATCGCCACCGTCTGCTTCTCGGTGTACCTGCAGAACGCGGGCGTGCTGGGCATGCTCCCCATGCTCTTCGGCGCCATCCTCGGATACCTCCTGTCCATTCCGCTCGGCCTGGTGAAGTTCGGGCTGGTCGCCGACGCTGCCTGGCTGAGGTTCCCCAGCGTGACGCTCCCGGCCTTCGGTGATCCGCGGGCCTGGGCCGCCCTGGTGAGCATCGCGCTGATCGCCATCGCCACCATCCCCGAGAGCACCGCGCACCTCTACCAGATGAGCCTCTACATCGACCAGCTCGCGAAGGAGCTGGGCCGAAAGCCCCTGACCATCAAGCGCCTGATCGGCCTGAACCTGGTCGCCGACGGGGCCGACGACGTGGTGGCCGGGCTGTTCGGCGGCTGCGCCGGTACGAACTACGGCGAGAACAACAGTCTCATGGCCATCACCCGCTGCTACTCGGTGCCGGTTCTGATGACGGCCGGAGCGATCGCCATCGTGCTGGGATTCGTCGGCAAGCTCGCCGCGCTGGTGAACACGATCCCGGTGGCCGTCACCGGCGGGCTGTCGATCTACCTCTTCGGGGTCATCGGGATGCAAGGCGTGGCGCTCATCCAGTCCGAGCGGGTCAACCTGTTCGAGCCGCGCCACCTGGCCGTCGGGGCCATCATCCTGGTCTGCGGCATCGGCGGCAACCTCGCCCTGAAGGACGGCCTGTTCCCGTTCGCCATCCCGGTGGTCTTCCCGAACGGCATCCCGGCCATCGTCTTCTCCGCCATCGCCGGCATCCTGCTGAACCTGCTCTTCCTCGCGGTGAAGCCCGAGCGGTTCGGGATCGCCGAGCGCGAGCGGCTCGGCTAG
- a CDS encoding DEAD/DEAH box helicase, with protein sequence MDPVLSRFHPAVRAWFSRRFAGPTEPQRLGWPAIAAGQHTLITAPTGSGKTLAAFLWTLDTLVQESAAGTLTDQIHVLYVSPLKALNNDIHRNLAEPLAGIREAAGDLGLDLPELRAAVRTGDTPAPERAAMGRRPPHILITTPESLFILLAAERMRAALRAVRYLIVDEIHAVAGQKRGVHLAVTLERLQALAGQPPVRIGLSATVEPLDEVAALLTGCQTPGGPPRPCRVVEVGRRRPLDLAVVAPTSDLGAVATNAVWDATYERLAALIREHRTTLVFANSRRLAERLAVRLTERLGPDVVAAHHGSLSRRQRQQAEARLKAGEVRAIVATGSLELGIDVGAIECVCQIESPRVVATAIQRVGRSGHWLGATPKGRLFALTRDDLLELGALVRAIRTGRLDRIEVPRAPLDVLAQQLVAITADTEWEADRLFDLVRTAMPYRDLSRADFERVLHMAAERLPTEPKGAGPRLYWDRVRGRVRGRRGARLAVVTSGGTIPDTTDYDVILEPEGIVLGQVNEDFAQESMKGDIFTLGNAPWRIVRVQRGRMVVESAAGLPPTIPFWHGEAPGRTAELSVEVARLRADLAARRDEAEGTVRWLVEQSALEPDAARQAVEFVARQQAAVGVVPTDVELLAERFFDSLGGTQVVLHAPYGMRVNRAWGLALAKRVCRSFNFEIQSAATDDAILLSFGPRHAFPLETIWSYLSPATVRETLVQAVLAAPLFEARFRQAAIRALVLLRHAGGRRVPAYLQRLRATDLLAACFPEQQMCLDNRAQDLDLAVPDHPLVQEALRECLEDALDVRRLEAVLEGIRLGTIRTAAREVPVPSPFAHKILAAWDYAFLDDAPREERRSRTVQTHRGLLQDVATGDQLAGVLDPEAIARVAEEVGGRAPESQARDADELVEALKDAGPQTEAELGFRIAEGNPAPFLARLLAEGRAVRASRGSGPPVWMAVETLPLCRAAYPALAEESPATVPPALAGTAWDEEAARRELCRRRLRHAGPVGLHDLALALALPESAVAQALASLEAEGVVFRGRYDPRGTAEQWCERTVLERIHRRTLTRLRAEIEPVGPAEFTDFLCRWQRVGSDARLHGVAGVREVLAQLQGLERPAVAWERDILALRVADYRPELLDQLTLSGTFMWGRVGPAAEPREPAGVRPGGPPPVAFLSRADLGWLRAAGETLTSPEGLGGSARAALGALESRGALFVDELARLLRLEPPDVLAALWELARAGLVTSDGFHAVRLLGSLEGRQGLRHARSESPSTRSALRLRVRLRTLPGRWSLLPPGDVDPETRAQAWAELLLARYGIVFRELAHAEDGAPPWRELAPVYRRREFAGTVRRGLFVQPGSGEQYAMPHAVEHLREVRQRPGTAWLVLSAVDPALGFGSAFPEPRLIRHPAHLVVLRAGRPLLGLEGTHLWAAPDLATETRAEALAALIAERRGRRLTVETWHDTPILACPWLALLGDLGFHGDGDRLTFDGYPGPRPRPRGSA encoded by the coding sequence ATGGATCCCGTTCTGAGTCGCTTCCACCCGGCCGTCCGTGCCTGGTTCAGCCGCCGCTTCGCGGGCCCGACCGAGCCCCAGCGCCTGGGCTGGCCGGCCATCGCGGCAGGCCAGCACACCCTCATCACGGCGCCAACCGGCTCCGGGAAGACGCTGGCGGCCTTCCTCTGGACGCTGGACACGCTGGTCCAGGAGTCCGCGGCCGGGACCCTGACCGACCAGATCCACGTGCTCTACGTCTCCCCGCTCAAGGCGCTCAACAACGACATCCACCGGAATCTGGCCGAGCCGCTGGCCGGCATCCGGGAGGCCGCGGGCGATCTCGGGCTCGACCTCCCCGAGCTGCGGGCGGCGGTGCGAACCGGGGACACGCCGGCGCCGGAGCGCGCGGCCATGGGCCGCCGGCCGCCCCACATCCTGATCACCACGCCGGAGTCGCTCTTCATCCTGCTCGCCGCCGAGCGGATGCGGGCGGCGCTGCGAGCGGTCCGTTACCTCATCGTCGACGAGATCCACGCGGTGGCCGGCCAGAAGCGCGGTGTCCACCTGGCGGTGACCCTCGAGCGCCTCCAGGCGCTGGCCGGGCAGCCCCCCGTGCGCATCGGGCTGTCGGCCACCGTCGAGCCGCTGGACGAGGTCGCCGCCCTCCTGACCGGATGCCAGACGCCCGGCGGACCGCCCCGGCCCTGCCGCGTCGTGGAGGTCGGGCGGCGCCGCCCGCTCGACCTCGCCGTGGTGGCGCCGACCTCCGATCTCGGCGCGGTCGCGACCAACGCCGTCTGGGACGCCACCTACGAGCGGCTGGCCGCCTTGATCCGGGAGCACCGGACGACGCTGGTCTTCGCCAACAGCCGGCGGCTGGCCGAGCGCCTCGCCGTCCGCCTCACCGAGCGCTTGGGACCCGACGTGGTCGCGGCTCACCACGGCTCGCTGTCGCGGCGCCAGCGCCAGCAGGCCGAGGCTCGCCTCAAGGCGGGCGAGGTCCGCGCCATCGTCGCGACCGGCTCGCTGGAGCTCGGGATCGACGTGGGCGCCATCGAGTGCGTCTGCCAGATCGAGTCGCCCCGCGTCGTCGCGACCGCCATCCAGCGGGTCGGCCGCTCCGGGCACTGGCTCGGCGCCACGCCGAAGGGGCGGCTCTTCGCGCTGACCCGCGACGATCTCCTCGAGCTCGGCGCCCTCGTGCGAGCCATCCGCACCGGCCGGCTCGATCGGATCGAGGTGCCCCGGGCGCCGCTCGACGTCCTGGCCCAGCAGCTGGTGGCCATCACGGCCGACACGGAGTGGGAGGCCGACCGGCTCTTCGACCTGGTTCGAACGGCCATGCCCTACCGCGACCTCTCGCGAGCCGACTTCGAGCGGGTCCTGCACATGGCGGCCGAGCGGCTCCCGACCGAGCCGAAGGGCGCGGGGCCGCGTCTTTACTGGGACCGGGTCCGGGGCCGCGTCCGCGGGCGGCGCGGCGCCCGGCTGGCGGTGGTCACCTCGGGGGGCACGATCCCGGACACCACCGATTACGACGTGATCCTCGAGCCCGAGGGCATCGTGCTCGGGCAGGTCAACGAGGACTTCGCCCAGGAGTCGATGAAGGGCGACATCTTCACGCTGGGGAACGCCCCCTGGCGAATCGTGCGCGTCCAGCGTGGCCGGATGGTCGTCGAATCGGCCGCGGGGCTGCCGCCGACGATCCCCTTCTGGCACGGCGAGGCCCCGGGCCGCACGGCCGAGCTCTCCGTCGAAGTGGCCCGGCTCCGCGCCGACCTCGCCGCGCGCCGCGATGAGGCCGAGGGAACCGTCCGGTGGCTCGTCGAGCAGTCCGCGCTCGAGCCCGACGCGGCCCGCCAGGCCGTCGAGTTCGTGGCGCGCCAGCAGGCGGCGGTCGGGGTCGTGCCCACGGACGTCGAGCTGCTCGCCGAGCGGTTCTTCGACAGCCTCGGTGGGACACAGGTCGTCCTGCACGCGCCCTACGGTATGCGCGTCAATCGAGCCTGGGGGCTCGCGCTCGCCAAGCGGGTCTGCCGGTCCTTCAACTTCGAGATCCAATCGGCCGCGACGGATGACGCGATCCTGCTCTCCTTCGGGCCGCGTCACGCGTTCCCGCTCGAGACGATCTGGTCGTACCTCTCGCCCGCCACGGTGCGGGAGACACTCGTCCAGGCGGTCCTGGCGGCACCCCTGTTCGAGGCGCGCTTCCGCCAGGCCGCCATCCGCGCCCTCGTGCTCCTCCGTCATGCCGGCGGCCGCCGCGTCCCCGCCTACCTCCAGCGTCTCCGGGCGACCGACCTCCTCGCCGCGTGCTTCCCCGAGCAGCAGATGTGCCTCGACAACCGCGCGCAGGACCTCGACTTGGCGGTTCCGGACCACCCCCTGGTGCAAGAGGCCCTGCGCGAGTGCCTGGAAGACGCCCTCGACGTGCGGCGGCTCGAGGCCGTGCTCGAAGGCATCCGGCTCGGCACGATCCGGACGGCCGCCCGCGAGGTCCCGGTCCCCTCGCCCTTCGCCCACAAGATCCTCGCCGCCTGGGACTACGCCTTCCTCGACGACGCCCCGCGCGAGGAGCGACGAAGCCGCACGGTGCAAACCCACCGCGGCCTCCTCCAGGACGTCGCCACCGGCGATCAGCTGGCGGGGGTCCTCGACCCCGAGGCGATCGCGCGCGTGGCCGAGGAGGTGGGCGGCCGCGCGCCCGAGAGCCAGGCCCGCGACGCCGACGAGCTCGTCGAGGCGCTGAAGGATGCCGGCCCGCAGACGGAAGCCGAGCTGGGGTTCCGCATCGCCGAAGGAAACCCCGCGCCGTTCCTGGCGCGGCTCCTGGCCGAGGGCCGAGCCGTTCGGGCCTCGCGCGGTAGCGGTCCGCCGGTCTGGATGGCGGTCGAGACCCTGCCGCTCTGCCGCGCCGCCTACCCCGCGCTCGCGGAGGAGTCTCCGGCGACCGTTCCGCCGGCCCTGGCGGGAACCGCCTGGGACGAGGAGGCCGCGCGCCGCGAGCTCTGCCGGCGGCGGCTCCGCCACGCGGGACCCGTGGGGCTCCACGATCTGGCCCTCGCCCTCGCCCTTCCGGAGTCGGCCGTGGCGCAGGCCCTGGCGAGCCTCGAGGCGGAGGGCGTGGTCTTCCGGGGCCGGTACGATCCAAGGGGAACCGCCGAGCAGTGGTGCGAGCGGACCGTGCTCGAGCGGATCCACCGGCGGACGCTCACGCGCCTCCGGGCCGAGATCGAGCCGGTCGGTCCCGCCGAGTTCACCGACTTCCTCTGCCGCTGGCAGCGCGTGGGGTCGGACGCCCGCCTGCACGGCGTCGCCGGGGTCCGCGAGGTGCTCGCCCAGCTCCAGGGACTCGAGCGTCCGGCGGTCGCCTGGGAGCGCGACATCCTCGCGCTCCGCGTCGCCGATTATCGCCCGGAGCTCCTGGACCAGCTCACGCTCTCCGGTACGTTCATGTGGGGGCGAGTCGGCCCCGCGGCCGAGCCGCGCGAGCCCGCCGGCGTCCGGCCCGGGGGCCCGCCGCCGGTGGCGTTCCTGAGCCGCGCCGACCTCGGCTGGCTGCGGGCGGCCGGCGAGACGCTCACGAGCCCGGAAGGTCTGGGGGGCTCGGCCCGGGCGGCGCTGGGGGCGCTCGAGAGCCGGGGCGCCCTGTTCGTGGACGAGCTCGCCCGTCTGCTCCGGCTCGAGCCCCCCGACGTCCTGGCCGCGCTGTGGGAGCTGGCGCGGGCCGGGCTCGTCACCAGCGACGGCTTCCACGCGGTGCGACTCCTCGGCTCGCTGGAGGGACGCCAGGGATTGCGGCACGCCCGGTCGGAGAGCCCCAGCACCCGCTCGGCACTGCGCCTGCGCGTGCGTCTCCGCACGCTTCCCGGCCGGTGGTCCCTCCTGCCGCCCGGCGACGTCGACCCCGAGACGCGGGCCCAGGCCTGGGCAGAGCTGCTCCTGGCGCGCTACGGGATCGTCTTCCGGGAGCTGGCCCACGCGGAAGATGGTGCTCCGCCCTGGCGCGAGCTGGCCCCGGTGTACCGGCGGCGGGAATTCGCGGGGACGGTCCGGCGCGGCCTCTTCGTCCAGCCCGGGTCGGGCGAGCAGTACGCGATGCCCCACGCGGTGGAGCACCTCCGCGAGGTCCGCCAGCGGCCGGGCACCGCCTGGCTCGTCCTGTCCGCGGTGGACCCGGCGCTCGGCTTCGGGAGTGCCTTTCCCGAGCCGCGACTCATCCGGCATCCGGCCCATCTCGTCGTCCTCCGCGCCGGGCGGCCGCTGCTCGGTCTCGAGGGGACGCACCTCTGGGCGGCGCCGGACCTCGCGACCGAGACGCGAGCCGAGGCCCTCGCGGCGCTCATCGCCGAGCGGCGCGGGCGGCGGCTCACGGTGGAGACCTGGCACGACACGCCCATCCTGGCCTGTCCCTGGCTCGCGCTCCTGGGCGACCTCGGCTTCCACGGGGACGGCGACCGGCTGACCTTCGACGGCTATCCCGGGCCGCGCCCGCGCCCCCGCGGGTCGGCCTGA
- a CDS encoding EamA family transporter — MRGEDSALRGIGGFALIALAAVTWGTTGATMKLVARDSPMSPLLVGFFRVAIAAPCLFLAARASSGSIRVGETGDRWRLLVAGLAMGSYQVCYFWGVAKTSVAVGALIAICSAPLMMIMLAAMILGEHVTPVTWAALAAGVTGAALLTIGPHGLGALPPGFVAGVFLALGAGVSYALYAVLVKDVVGRVPPLAIAALTFGVAALSLAPALVAERIVASPRTWLLLAYLGVVPTALAYMLYVIGLRTTPVAVSGILTLVEPLTATLLGVAVFGDRLGGFGALGAGLLLGAVVILAERQRRAAV; from the coding sequence ATGCGGGGGGAGGACTCCGCCCTGCGCGGGATCGGCGGCTTCGCGCTCATCGCCCTCGCCGCCGTGACGTGGGGGACGACGGGCGCGACGATGAAGCTCGTCGCTCGCGACTCGCCCATGTCCCCGCTGCTCGTCGGCTTCTTCCGCGTCGCCATCGCCGCGCCGTGCCTCTTCCTGGCCGCCCGCGCGTCGAGTGGATCGATCCGGGTCGGCGAGACGGGCGACCGCTGGCGGCTCCTGGTGGCGGGGCTCGCGATGGGCAGCTATCAGGTCTGCTACTTCTGGGGCGTGGCGAAGACGTCGGTCGCGGTGGGAGCGCTCATCGCCATCTGCAGCGCCCCTCTCATGATGATCATGCTCGCCGCCATGATCCTGGGGGAGCACGTGACGCCCGTCACCTGGGCGGCCCTCGCGGCCGGCGTCACCGGCGCCGCGCTCCTCACCATCGGCCCCCACGGACTCGGCGCTCTGCCGCCCGGGTTCGTCGCGGGCGTCTTCCTGGCTCTCGGCGCCGGCGTCTCCTACGCCCTGTACGCCGTCCTCGTCAAGGACGTGGTGGGGCGCGTGCCCCCGCTGGCGATCGCCGCCCTGACGTTCGGGGTAGCCGCCCTGTCGCTTGCCCCTGCCCTCGTGGCCGAGCGGATCGTGGCGAGCCCGAGGACTTGGCTGCTGCTCGCCTACCTCGGCGTGGTGCCGACGGCCCTCGCCTACATGCTCTACGTCATCGGGCTCCGCACGACACCCGTCGCCGTCTCTGGCATCCTGACGCTCGTCGAACCTTTGACGGCCACGCTCCTGGGCGTGGCCGTCTTCGGTGACCGGCTGGGAGGGTTCGGCGCCCTCGGCGCAGGGCTCCTGCTCGGCGCCGTCGTGATCCTGGCCGAGCGCCAGCGCCGCGCCGCCGTGTGA